The window TTGGACAAACGTTTGTGGAGTGAGGTTCAAACACTTAGACCACCTGGGATTTTGTTTTCATTCTTGGTTTCATGTCAAGATTGTTTAGTTTTAGGTGGATTATGCAATTTACCAAATGGACCAAATTTTATACTTTGGAAAGTTGATGAGAAAACAATGGAGTTTAGTGAAATTGCTATAATGCCACAAGAATTGATGTATTGTTTGTTTGATAGTGAAGAGGATGACAAATTTGCTAGTTTAAAATGTGTTGGATTGGGGAATATTATTTATGTGTACAATGAAGAGCATCACAAGAATTACCCTGCTTGTGTTTGTGAATTTGGAAATGAGTTTGGGAAGTGTAGCTGGAGGAAAGTGCCTAATTTGTCAGCAATTGCTACTTGCTAGTAAGTTTCATAGAGTGATTAGCTTTTGTTCAAATGTTTCCCTTGATAACATTCTTCGGGGtgcaagaatttaagtttgataAAGAGCAGACATTTTGGTGGAATAGTCTGAAtagtagaaggggactttagaGTTGCGGACGCCGTACAATTATACCTCAAATCTCCTTTGGGTAAGGAATAAGTGAAGGATTTGTCAGAGGAGGGTTTTATCCGACcaagtgtgtcaccatggggcgcaccggttttctttgtgaggaagaaagatgagtCACtatgtatgtgtattgattaccgacaactcaacaaagtcataatcaaaaataaatacccaTTATCAAGaatagaagtattttttttttcaaagttgaagtacttttggaagaaataaaaatgcttttgaggagaagtagAAGCAATTTTGGAGTAGcagaaaaagtaatttttttccaaaagtattttttttgaaaagtacttttgagaaaaatatacttagaagcagtttttaaaagtttggccaaatactAATTTCTACTCAGAAgcatttttcaaattaattatcaAAACACAAAATGCTTTtcatcaaaagtacttttgagaaaaacactattaagaaaaaatacttctcaaaataagttgatttttgcagcttggcctaATAGGCTGTAAGTACTTGcagtggcgaagccacatggTCATAGACTACCCTTCGTCGGAAAATTGTATTGTgtatatagataaaatattacGTAATAGAGCTATATAACACGTATTAAACACCCTTTATCGGAaaaatttttcacttcttttaaatttaaacatccttaaattttttaaattatataatCTTGCTATTCTATCTTCGACTCCAAACAAACTCACCAACTATCGTTTACTTGGTTTAAGTATTAAGTTCATGCAGTTGGAATATTTAAGATTATTTTTTGCCTTGCTGCTCTTGCTTCTCTGGCTATTGTTTTGGCTAAGGCTTTCcaggtgaaattcaaaaatagccagatttacaagtgttaattgaaaaataatctcagattcaaaagtaatcgaaatttagccacttttcatgtaaagataaatctgaacgaaaatactgttcaaaatctaaaaaatattCCCGCATAATATACCGGATTTTTTAcatatgaacttccaacataatatactggagttccagtatattatgcaggaactccagtatattatggtgGAGTTCCAGTATAAATATACTATGCTGAAAGTTTATACACAAGTgcttcaatctccagtatattatgctggaactttccgtgtgctcGGGTTCCAGCATTatatactggaagttcatacacaggtgcatgaatctccagtatattatgttgaaactttccgtgttgcagtaaaatagtggcttattttcaatgaatttgcaaacactgactatttttcaattaacagTCCGAAAACttactagcccgtgctatttttagaGGCTTTTGTTGCGCTTTGACTTACCTTCATAAGCCAAGGAAGCTCAAACCATAATCAAGCATCCTCTATTAACTAGTTCTCGGTTTTTCGCCTTTTACTTCCGACTTTGATAAAGATAAATAGTCAAAAAAAATTCCCATAAAACGCGAGCATTAGAGGCTTTCCTCCAGATCGATTAAGTGGTTGTTATCATAATATAATTGTGGTCTATTCGTATGAGACATTCCTTGAACGAGCCTCATGCGAAGATACTTATATGTGCAGAAACTCTATAATCTATTGTAAGTGTAGGTTCGTATAGTTTGAGTGAGTTTGTCATAATGCAGAAAGAGGGTTACCTGTGAAATTACTAGTATGATTTGGTTAGTTTatggccaaaaaaaaaaatggttaAAAGCGAAATGTGGGAAAATTAGTAGGGCGTGTCCAATGAGAatagaaagaaaaggaatttttacccaGTGTAGCCATCTTCTAAATTCTAAAACAAGAGCTGACAAatgtgaaaatagcacgggctaaccAGTTTTGGGACtcgtaattgaaaaatagctagtgtttgtaaagtcattgaaaaataaccattattttgctgcaacacggaaagttccagcaatatattggagattggagcacctgtgtatgaacttctagcatattatgctggaactccagtatattatgctggaagttcacatgtaaaaaattcgaactctagtatattatgctggaatatttttcgaattttgaataatgttttcgttcatatttatctttacataaaaagtggctaaaattCGACTACTTTTGAAACTATGACAATTTTTTtattaccacttgtaaatttggttattttttaatttcaccctTGATAAATATATACTTTTAATATATCAGTATATATAATACATTTTTATACACATTGTATATTTCTTATATATTTGATTAGTGACTGTAATATACTTTTGGCCAACCTATCAAATATATTAAAAactcaaaagaaaaatagaaaatagcgTAGGTTTaggggaaaaaaaataaaaatagcctgATTTATAAATACTAATTAAAAATTagccataattttaaaaataattaaaatttaattattttttcatgtaaaaataaaatttgaaccaaaatacccttaaaaattcgaaaaaaattcagcataatatgcttgagttcgaattttttacatacgTATGAGATTCCGGCATAAtgtgctggaatttcataatgtgttGTAGTTCCAATATagtatgctggaagtttatacgtaGAAGTTTCATAATCCAACATATTACGgtggaactttccgtgtttcaGCTAAGGTAATTTTGTTCAAATTTAATATctgtataaaataataattattttttaataaccttataaataatgactatttttcaattatcaatccGAGTACTGACCAGCACATGCTATTTTCACTGGGTTTAGGTAAAACAAGATGGACTTCACTCCGTAAAAAAGGCCTGAATATAATCCAGAGCTCAGCTTACAGGTAGAGTATTTCATGATTCTCACGCACTTTCTAGAACTTCGAGACCCTGTAAAATTGGGCCTGACAGTAAGTAAGCCCAAAAATGGAAATCCAATTTAAAAATGTGATTCACGTAATTGCAAACAATTCGCTGCTGCCGCTGTTTCTGTTAAGGGTTTACAGTTTTCCCCCTCTGTTTCTCACAACAAAATACCAAAGGACGAAAGAAGTTTAGGGTTTGTTTCTCAATGGATAGATACCAAAAAGTAGCGAAACCGAAACCGAAACCAGAAATACCGATTAACGAGAATGAAATCCGAATCACTTCACAGGGACTTGTTAGAAATTACATCAGCTATGCCACTAGTCTTCTTCAGGTATCACTCACTCTCTTTCTgttattctttttttatattaatttggccctttattatttttattttttgcatttttcactGTGTTATTCTGTATACCATAACTTTGCATGTATTTATGGGTTTCCATTGGTGGACAGAATGCAGTTTGCTTTCTCATTTGAAAAAAAATGTATTTATGGGTTGGAATAGATACAGAGGATTCGTAGAGCTGACCTGACTAATTTGGGATTGAGGCATATTTGATTGAATGATTGGATTCATgggtacttttttttttaatgataGAAGTACCTGCTCGAGGCTTCCCGAgtttctattggaaacaacctctctagtAAGATTTgcatatacactaccctccccagaccccactatgtgggattacactgggtttgttgttattAGTACTGTTGGTAGAGGTACCTGCTAACTCAGTATAAGTAACTCTGTCAACCAAGGTTTAGTCGaatgagaagaaatcacctaaTGTTTTTTTgcctccgttgagatttgaacatTAGAACTCACCGCTCTcctcccacttcattgaccactaggctgATGATTTGGTTTCGTGAGAACTATTTTGCATTATGTTGCGGGTATGATAAATTAAACCATTGCGGAGTCATATTGTCATTCCTTGAGGTCTTATTATGGTTGGCTGATTGCTAGGAGTTTTATTTCTCATGTATGAGTCCTTGTAACGTGGTCAGTGAGGATTTGTATAGCCGACACCAACTTGTATGGGACTGAGGTGttgtagtagttgttgttatatgCAAGTTGTTAAAACTGTAATATTTGGATTGAGGTTCTTTCTATATTTCTGGAGTTTGGCTGAACTGGGGAATGATAATGGAACTAATGGTATGACAATGACGTAGTGTGGTTTATGCTTTCTGTTTCTAGGATTATGCTATGAACTACTAACTTGATGGAAATTGGCTGAGCCCAAGCTCGAAGTAGATAACAAATGGTACCGTTCTGATGAttttatttgataaaattgaGTGCCATACTATATATTAGTCGCTTTGAATATTAAGCCAGAACTGAGTTGTAGGTGAGCTAAATCAATCTACTTTTCAATGTAACATAAGATGAATGTTGATTCCCTGTGTTGCAGCAGATGAATGGTAAAATGGAGAGAGTTTCTGTAATTATTAATATTCTTTGTAGATGCAGATTAGAATACTTGTGGTCTGTTATTGGCTCTAAGAATCTTTCTTGTGTGTTTCCTATCTtgaattgcttttatttttgcCCTACATTCAAGCAAGATGTACTTGTAGCTGTATGATTTTCTGCTAATTCATAATCCATCCCCAAGGTTGAGGTCTAAGCTGCTATGGACATTATTTCCTTCTCATGTTTTTGGTGGGAGGTCTGATGGAAACTGTAGTATTTTTTGTTAGTAGTGGCTAATAGAAATTTCTAATGACTAACGGCTATTCAGGAGAAGCGTGGAAAAGAGATTGTTTTGAAAGCAATGGGTCAGGCAATAAGCAAGACTGTAGCTATTGCAGAGATCATTAAGGTAGCTTGCCTGTTTTGTTTTTTCTTCCAGTGCACTTTCTATATTGCCATATTCAGATGTAACTCAATGTTCTATTCTCTTTCAGAGAAGAATTCCTCGCCTGCATCAAGACACTGCTATCAGCTCAGTAAGCATAACAGATGTATGGGAACCTATTGAAGAGGGCCTTTTGCCGTAAGTTTCAAGTCTTGCTAGCTTTCTCTAAATTCATTTGTTTTTCAGTGCATGTTAGGTGTAAGGTGCATAACTGCCTATCATGTGGGATAATACTAAGATTTACCTTCTATTCTCCAATTGAGTGCAAATTGCATAGTTGGGGTTCTGATTCTTGAATGTTGGTTTTCTTTGTAAAAGTGTGGAGCAGACTCGGCATGTCTCAATGATTTCAATCACCTTGTCAACGAAGGAACTGAACAACAACTCTCCAGGGTAACTCTTTGCTATACATTTATATTAGGATGTTCTTTCAGATTTTAACATTCTCACTTGAGAACAATTTTAAGATACTTTATTTGAGTTACGCAGTATTGTGATCGTTGCTTTATCTTTTTGAGTCTTCCGACTGAAATTGTTTCCTTGTAGCCTTGTTATTTTCTATGTGGTAGCTTGTTTGTTAGAACATCTTATGTAAGTTCATGTTCCTAGGTATCAAGCACCTTCTGAGACTGAGCAGACtaattataacaacaactactacaacaacaactacgccCCACGGTATAATTACCAGCCTCAACAGCAGCAACCACCACCTAGACAAGCGCGAGCAGTCTACAATGCTGGTAATGAAGGTAATGACCTGCAAACAGAATAATTATGGGAAAGTGATTCATGTGAAAGTTTGCTACATCATCTGATATTACCATAACTCGGTTTTAGATTCATATGGTCGAGGGCGAGGCCGTGGTAGAGGGAGGGGGCGTGGTTGGAGCAGAGGTGGATATCCAAATAATCAAGGCGGATATCCAAATAATCAAGGCGGATATACAAATAATCAAGGCGGATATACAAATTATCAAGATGGTTATACAAACTATCAAGGTATTCCTCCTTAGCTGAAGAAATTTTTATGCTTCGTGCTCAACACTTCTGGAATTTATTTGTACTCAATGTATGccacatttttatttttgatagaAAATGGTGGGAACTCAAACTGGGGACGAGGTGGGGGTCGTGGTGGCTGGGGATATCGTGGTAAGTATGCACAGCATGGATACCTCGTCTTGTTTTTGTCACCTTACTTACCTTGTATCATGTTATATTAATGCATTTGGTGCTGAATATTTGTATGTTGTGCGGTATCAGGCTCTGGTTATGGAAGAGGCAGGGGTGGAGGTGGCAGGGGTTATGGTTATGGTCGTGGCCGTGGACGGATGGGCAACCGTCCAAGGGGTGGTAGCAACCACAACCAGGCATAGTTGTGGATTGGATCTCTAGTTTGCTATACCTAAAAATGCTTGCCTTGGCATATTTTCTTTCTGTCCAGTCTATCTAAAAAAGATGAAATTGTGGCTTGTTGCATCAATGAGTTGTTGCGTAGAGATTGTTTTGTTTTTCAGCATCATGTTATGTGGGCTAGGCATATATATCCTCAATGAAGCCAAGTTCAAGTTGTCAATATCTGAAAACTGTCTGTTCAATTCACTGGTTACAGATGCTTTGCTGTATTTATTCAGTTAGAACATATTCTTTTGTTTATCTAAAGATGTCCTAgtcatttctttcttttcataattTTGAATTTCTATTTCTGTTTTGATAATCTCTATCTTCAAATATTTGGCCCTGAGATCTCAAGATGACGATTTCCCAAAAGACCATATCTCTAATAAGGTTAAATATGACTCCTTAGAATGTTCCAGTTCATTAGGTTCATTATTCGTTTGCCCTCGATAATATAAATCTTAGATTAATATTATTAACAAGTGCCCATCATCTATATTTCCCGCTTATTTTTTACAAAATTTGTTTTTGATTCTCAACAGGGCTTTCTTCTTTATAATGAAGTTTTGCGTCAAACCATGTATTTCAACGTTTGAGATACCTaaatccttcttctttttttaaggtTTTAGGTAATTCCTTGCGAATGTTATTTGCAACATTTCAAGGGAGTCCTTGATATATCAAAAACTCTATAGCTTCGCAAAGCCTTTAGAAATTCTTGACTGATGCAAATACCACATTGTGAAGCTTGAAATATAAACACGTCGTAATAGCTGTTGGAACTTTGAAAGTGAAGTTAGCTATTCTATTCGTATTTGCTAAGTAAATAGTAGTAGAAGATATGATACAATACAAACCAAGAGAGAGACCATTATTCATTAATGAAAACTCAAATCCACTCAATTTGTCCTCGCGACCTTATCTCCACCTACGCCTAACTCAAAACTACACTAACATTAGACGAAGATAACCGTAGTTTCTGTTAACAAGAAACAATGTCAATAAAGACGCCCAAAATTCCTCTATATTTGAAAAAGGGAAAAGTTTTCAACATTCAAAAAGACGAAAAGAACCAAAAAAGGTGCTGTTGTTCCTAGGAGTTA is drawn from Nicotiana tabacum cultivar K326 chromosome 22, ASM71507v2, whole genome shotgun sequence and contains these coding sequences:
- the LOC107760109 gene encoding uncharacterized protein LOC107760109, giving the protein MDRYQKVAKPKPKPEIPINENEIRITSQGLVRNYISYATSLLQEKRGKEIVLKAMGQAISKTVAIAEIIKRRIPRLHQDTAISSVSITDVWEPIEEGLLPVEQTRHVSMISITLSTKELNNNSPGYQAPSETEQTNYNNNYYNNNYAPRYNYQPQQQQPPPRQARAVYNAGNEDSYGRGRGRGRGRGRGWSRGGYPNNQGGYPNNQGGYTNNQGGYTNYQDGYTNYQENGGNSNWGRGGGRGGWGYRGSGYGRGRGGGGRGYGYGRGRGRMGNRPRGGSNHNQA